In Streptomyces sp. NBC_00414, a single window of DNA contains:
- a CDS encoding nitrilase-related carbon-nitrogen hydrolase has product MNTVTPPPAVQPRFVTAAVVQAAAPLFDTPAAVARAEELIRQAVGEHGAEVVVLPEAFLGGYPKGLDFGITVGSRTPEGRELFRRYHASAIDVPGPEVDALAALTRELGCHAVVGAVERKGGTLYCVALFLGPGGYLGLHRKLMPTAAERYLWGQGDGSTLPVIDTGAARLGAAICWENYMPLFRTAMYAKGVDLWCAPTVDDREAWQATMRHIALEGRCFVLGASQYLRRDALPADVRPVQGDAPDTVLIGGGSVIVSPLGDVLAGPLRDGEGILSARLDLDDLTRARFDFDPTGHYGRPDIFSLRVDETPRTAVTTGRTPHTDAE; this is encoded by the coding sequence ATGAATACCGTGACTCCTCCGCCCGCCGTCCAGCCCCGTTTCGTCACCGCCGCCGTTGTCCAGGCCGCGGCCCCGCTGTTCGACACGCCGGCCGCGGTGGCGCGTGCCGAGGAGCTGATCCGGCAGGCCGTCGGCGAACACGGTGCCGAGGTGGTCGTCCTGCCCGAGGCGTTCCTCGGGGGCTACCCCAAGGGCCTCGATTTCGGCATCACCGTCGGGAGCCGGACTCCGGAGGGCCGCGAGTTGTTCCGCCGGTATCACGCCTCCGCCATCGACGTCCCCGGCCCCGAGGTGGACGCCCTCGCCGCGCTCACCCGGGAACTGGGGTGTCACGCCGTGGTCGGCGCGGTCGAACGCAAAGGCGGCACCCTCTACTGCGTGGCACTCTTCCTCGGCCCCGGCGGCTATCTGGGCCTGCACCGCAAACTGATGCCGACCGCCGCCGAGCGCTACCTCTGGGGCCAGGGCGACGGCTCCACCCTCCCGGTGATCGACACCGGTGCCGCCCGCCTCGGCGCGGCCATCTGCTGGGAGAACTACATGCCACTGTTCCGCACGGCGATGTACGCCAAGGGCGTGGACCTGTGGTGCGCCCCGACGGTGGACGACCGTGAGGCCTGGCAGGCCACCATGCGGCACATCGCCCTGGAGGGCCGCTGCTTCGTCCTCGGCGCGAGCCAGTACCTGCGCCGGGACGCCCTGCCCGCCGACGTCCGTCCCGTCCAGGGCGACGCTCCGGACACCGTCCTCATCGGCGGCGGCTCGGTCATCGTCTCTCCGCTCGGCGACGTCCTCGCCGGTCCGCTGCGCGACGGCGAGGGCATCCTGAGCGCGCGGCTCGACCTGGACGACCTCACCCGGGCCCGTTTCGACTTCGATCCGACCGGCCACTACGGCCGCCCGGACATCTTCAGCCTCCGCGTCGACGAGACTCCCCGCACCGCGGTCACCACCGGGCGGACCCCACACACTGACGCCGAGTGA
- a CDS encoding TetR/AcrR family transcriptional regulator — protein sequence MTVPDSPTPDSFTPTPDSAIPDRAAEAAGRPARADARRNRERLLAVARDAFTATDGKATLDAIAREAGVGIGTLYRHFPTREALVEAIYAAELDAVVTSAPTLLSELPPEAALRAWMDRYAAFSAAKRGISETLRAGWASGTIATPATRERITAAIALILDAGARSGSLRADVEAEEVTMMVLGVFLSTTAGNSPELTGRLLDLVVDALRPVTEGGSRA from the coding sequence TTGACTGTGCCCGACTCTCCCACTCCCGACTCCTTCACCCCCACCCCCGACTCCGCCATCCCCGACCGGGCCGCGGAAGCGGCCGGACGCCCGGCCCGAGCCGACGCCCGCCGCAACCGTGAGCGGCTGCTCGCCGTCGCCCGCGACGCCTTCACCGCGACCGACGGCAAGGCCACGCTCGACGCCATCGCCCGCGAGGCCGGCGTCGGGATCGGCACCCTCTATCGCCACTTCCCCACCCGCGAAGCACTCGTCGAGGCCATATACGCCGCCGAACTCGACGCGGTCGTGACCAGCGCCCCCACTCTGCTCTCCGAGCTCCCGCCCGAGGCGGCGCTGCGCGCGTGGATGGACCGCTACGCGGCCTTCTCCGCGGCCAAGCGCGGCATCTCCGAGACCCTTCGGGCGGGCTGGGCCTCAGGCACCATCGCGACACCGGCCACCCGGGAACGGATCACCGCGGCGATCGCGCTGATCCTCGACGCCGGAGCGCGGTCCGGCTCTCTGCGAGCAGACGTCGAGGCGGAGGAGGTCACGATGATGGTCCTCGGGGTGTTCCTGTCCACGACGGCCGGCAACAGCCCGGAGCTGACGGGACGGCTGCTGGATCTGGTGGTGGATGCGCTGCGGCCGGTGACGGAAGGCGGATCCCGGGCCTGA
- a CDS encoding aldo/keto reductase, with translation MASTARSDRLTETAVGAARPGGPGALAGRTVSRVGYGAMQLRRLDREAAVALLRRAVELGVDHVDTAHFYGDGFVNEVIAAALRPEDDVLVVSKVGAEPAPDGPVPLRLAQRPEQLRAAVEDNLKGLRLEQIPLVNLRRADRGPGLRPEGDQIVDLDDQLAVMADLRDEGKIGAVGLSGVSLDGLRQALPLGIACVQNAYSLVARDDEDMLRLCLAEDVAWVPYFPLGGAYAGLPKVTDEPAVVTAAQALGVSAAQIGLAWLLHHAPNTFLIPGTADPEHLRANTEAGAITLDEATLAALDSVPTRSGDIELG, from the coding sequence ATGGCTTCGACCGCCCGGTCCGACCGGCTCACCGAAACTGCCGTCGGAGCGGCACGACCCGGCGGGCCCGGCGCGCTCGCGGGCCGCACCGTCTCCCGCGTCGGCTACGGCGCCATGCAGCTGCGGCGCCTGGATCGTGAGGCCGCGGTCGCGCTGCTGCGTCGCGCCGTCGAGCTCGGCGTCGATCACGTCGACACCGCCCACTTCTATGGCGACGGCTTCGTCAACGAGGTGATCGCCGCCGCGCTCCGCCCCGAGGACGACGTCCTGGTCGTCAGCAAGGTCGGCGCCGAGCCCGCCCCCGACGGCCCCGTCCCGCTGCGCCTCGCTCAGCGGCCCGAACAGCTGCGGGCCGCCGTCGAGGACAACCTCAAGGGCCTCCGACTCGAACAGATCCCCCTGGTCAACCTGCGCCGCGCCGACCGCGGCCCCGGGCTGCGCCCCGAGGGCGACCAGATCGTCGACCTCGACGACCAGCTCGCTGTGATGGCCGATCTGCGGGACGAAGGCAAGATCGGCGCCGTCGGCCTCAGCGGCGTCAGCCTGGACGGACTGCGCCAGGCGCTCCCGCTGGGCATCGCCTGTGTCCAGAATGCCTACAGCCTGGTGGCGCGCGACGACGAGGACATGCTGCGGCTCTGCCTCGCCGAGGACGTCGCCTGGGTGCCGTACTTCCCGCTCGGCGGCGCCTACGCGGGACTGCCGAAGGTCACCGACGAGCCCGCCGTCGTCACCGCCGCGCAGGCACTGGGCGTCTCCGCCGCACAGATCGGCCTGGCCTGGCTGCTCCACCACGCCCCGAACACGTTCCTCATCCCGGGCACCGCAGACCCGGAACACCTGCGGGCGAACACCGAGGCGGGCGCGATCACCCTCGACGAGGCGACGCTCGCCGCCCTCGACTCCGTCCCCACGCGCTCCGGCGACATCGAACTCGGATAG
- a CDS encoding GntR family transcriptional regulator: protein MSEPAVRVDTTSQVPPYEQIRAQLAALIRTGRLAEGERLPTVRQLATDLGLAPGTVARAYRELEAAALIRTRRGAGTRVAPLPPDPYAHDADQLTTLARDFTSAARALGADTEDILTAVRDALDPEAASSPAADGKRRDGHKTAGVTPVVQ from the coding sequence ATGAGTGAGCCCGCCGTACGCGTCGACACCACCAGCCAGGTACCGCCGTACGAGCAGATCCGCGCCCAACTGGCCGCGCTGATCCGCACCGGACGGCTGGCCGAGGGCGAGCGCCTGCCGACCGTGCGCCAACTCGCCACCGATCTCGGTCTGGCGCCGGGCACCGTGGCCCGCGCCTACCGAGAGCTGGAGGCCGCCGCGCTGATCCGCACCCGCCGTGGCGCGGGCACCCGGGTCGCACCGCTCCCACCGGATCCATACGCGCACGATGCCGACCAACTCACCACTTTGGCACGGGACTTCACCTCGGCCGCCCGAGCGCTCGGCGCCGACACGGAAGACATCCTGACCGCCGTCCGTGACGCCCTGGATCCAGAGGCGGCCTCCTCTCCGGCCGCGGACGGAAAGAGGAGGGACGGCCACAAGACGGCGGGCGTCACACCGGTGGTTCAGTAG
- a CDS encoding GNAT family N-acetyltransferase: MLVHPAHRTRGIARTVISVAVEHARAAGAETMVLLCSPDLVPLYAQLGWSRLSVPVTFRQPDGERTSPLTTMIYDLACLIPPLMWICATCLSEALNRVAPCGQAASAETRLTGHQEPELP, from the coding sequence GTGCTGGTGCACCCCGCGCATCGAACCCGGGGCATCGCCCGGACGGTGATCAGCGTGGCGGTCGAACACGCACGGGCAGCCGGCGCCGAGACCATGGTTCTGCTCTGCAGCCCGGACCTGGTCCCGCTGTACGCCCAGCTGGGGTGGAGCCGACTCTCCGTGCCCGTCACCTTCCGGCAGCCCGACGGTGAACGGACCTCGCCGCTGACCACCATGATCTACGACCTGGCCTGCCTCATCCCACCGTTGATGTGGATCTGCGCGACCTGCCTTTCTGAAGCACTGAACAGGGTTGCGCCGTGTGGTCAGGCTGCCTCAGCAGAAACGAGATTGACTGGTCATCAGGAGCCGGAGCTCCCGTGA
- a CDS encoding DUF5959 family protein, with protein MSDGVDLIRLIRLIRPIDRDGSVRLRVLGRNRPGDTPYNDYLGAELIITGAFAGGHLGLCLSPEALDDWSTALEGFSDRQGIRWTAMGDTEIRIEADRQFSVPRPVVTVDDSVESGVSVTVVLDPGNGWVDELREQLVRVRRTWPNEVATTPRSGTYWQ; from the coding sequence ATGAGTGACGGGGTGGACCTGATTCGCCTGATCCGCCTGATCCGCCCGATCGACCGGGACGGCAGCGTCCGACTACGCGTACTGGGGCGGAACAGGCCCGGGGACACGCCGTACAACGACTACCTCGGTGCCGAGCTCATCATCACGGGCGCCTTCGCCGGCGGGCACCTCGGGCTGTGCTTGTCACCCGAAGCCCTGGATGACTGGTCCACGGCCCTGGAGGGGTTTTCCGACAGGCAGGGCATCCGTTGGACGGCCATGGGCGACACCGAGATCCGGATCGAGGCCGACAGACAATTCTCGGTGCCCCGTCCCGTCGTCACGGTCGACGACAGTGTCGAGTCCGGCGTTTCCGTCACCGTCGTACTGGATCCGGGGAACGGCTGGGTGGACGAATTGCGTGAGCAACTCGTCCGGGTCCGGCGGACGTGGCCGAACGAGGTGGCGACGACACCTCGGTCAGGAACCTACTGGCAATGA
- a CDS encoding PIG-L family deacetylase, whose amino-acid sequence MTDRPLTLMAVHAHPDDEATGTGGVLARYAAEGIRTVLVTCTDGGCGDGPGGVKPGDPGHDPAAVALMRRQELQESCDVLKISDLETLDYADSGMMGWPSNEAPGSFWQTPVEEGAARLAELMRHYQPDVVVTYDENGFYGHPDHIQAHRITMAALEMTTLTPKVYWTTMPRSMMQRFGEIMREFHEDMPEPDPAEAAEMAKIGLPDDEISTWVDTTAFSGQKFDALAAHASQGENIFFLKMGKERFGELMGVETFVRVQDATGAALSENDLFAGLR is encoded by the coding sequence ATGACTGACCGGCCTTTGACGCTGATGGCAGTGCACGCCCACCCCGACGACGAGGCCACCGGCACCGGAGGGGTCCTCGCACGGTATGCGGCGGAAGGCATCCGCACGGTTCTCGTGACCTGTACCGACGGCGGTTGCGGCGATGGGCCGGGGGGTGTCAAGCCGGGCGACCCCGGTCACGATCCGGCGGCCGTCGCCTTGATGCGCCGTCAAGAACTTCAGGAGAGCTGTGATGTCCTGAAGATCAGCGATCTGGAGACGCTGGACTACGCCGACTCGGGGATGATGGGCTGGCCGAGCAACGAGGCCCCCGGATCCTTCTGGCAGACCCCCGTGGAGGAAGGTGCCGCCAGGCTTGCGGAACTCATGCGGCACTACCAGCCCGATGTGGTCGTCACGTACGACGAGAACGGCTTCTACGGCCACCCCGACCACATCCAGGCCCACCGCATCACGATGGCGGCGCTGGAGATGACCACGCTGACCCCGAAGGTGTACTGGACCACGATGCCCCGCTCGATGATGCAGCGGTTCGGCGAGATCATGCGCGAGTTCCACGAGGACATGCCGGAGCCGGATCCTGCCGAGGCCGCCGAGATGGCCAAGATCGGCCTCCCCGACGATGAGATCAGCACGTGGGTGGACACCACCGCGTTCAGCGGCCAGAAGTTCGACGCGCTGGCCGCGCACGCCAGTCAGGGCGAGAACATCTTCTTCCTCAAGATGGGCAAGGAGAGGTTCGGTGAACTGATGGGCGTGGAAACCTTCGTACGCGTCCAGGACGCCACCGGCGCGGCCCTCTCCGAGAACGACCTCTTCGCCGGACTGCGCTGA
- a CDS encoding GNAT family N-acetyltransferase: MADHPEVAVVRWPDQTPPIGDGLAALLTAYHLRTEAEKGAPVAGVAELPDRYRAEITDPRTAFAGDVVLVARQGDATVGCLVVTSLAHGQSEIKRLWTDPEFRGRGIASALLRAALTHAAENGVDTIRLSVWEWRTGAIALYERLGFTVTRSWDERGQLVCMQRAV, encoded by the coding sequence ATGGCTGATCACCCCGAGGTTGCCGTCGTCCGCTGGCCCGACCAGACCCCTCCGATCGGGGACGGCCTGGCCGCCTTGCTGACGGCCTACCATCTGCGGACCGAGGCCGAGAAGGGCGCACCAGTTGCCGGTGTTGCAGAGCTGCCGGATCGCTACCGGGCAGAGATCACCGACCCTCGGACGGCATTCGCCGGGGATGTCGTACTGGTGGCTCGCCAGGGGGACGCCACCGTCGGGTGTCTTGTAGTGACCTCCCTCGCACACGGGCAGTCGGAGATCAAGCGGCTCTGGACCGACCCCGAGTTCCGCGGCCGGGGCATTGCGTCCGCCTTGCTCCGCGCCGCGCTCACTCATGCTGCGGAGAACGGCGTGGACACCATCCGGCTCTCGGTGTGGGAATGGCGGACCGGGGCCATTGCCCTGTACGAACGACTCGGCTTCACCGTCACCCGGTCATGGGACGAGCGGGGGCAACTGGTGTGCATGCAACGTGCTGTATGA
- a CDS encoding S1 family peptidase: MRLLRVVVRAVVVLALLFGGSVAVGSAAHAGERAGREAAVVVRGGDTLYSAGTRCTVGFNARSGSTLYAFVSGRCAQGANTWYADAALTVSVGVTVGVSFPGNDYATVRYTNTAVTYPGEVSLGAGAGTRDISGAANPVIGQSLCHVGRVGGYRCGSVQAVNVTVNYGGGVVSGLFRSTICSEPGDTGGPAFSGGIALGVIVGGSGNCSSGGFTYYQPVVEWLSAYGLSIY, translated from the coding sequence GTGAGGCTTCTGCGAGTCGTTGTTCGTGCCGTTGTCGTACTGGCATTGCTCTTCGGCGGGTCCGTCGCTGTCGGGTCGGCCGCTCACGCCGGGGAGCGGGCAGGGCGGGAGGCGGCTGTCGTGGTGCGTGGGGGTGACACGCTCTACAGCGCGGGCACCCGTTGCACGGTGGGCTTCAACGCCCGTTCCGGCTCCACGCTGTACGCCTTTGTCTCGGGCCGGTGCGCTCAGGGTGCGAACACCTGGTACGCCGATGCCGCTCTGACTGTCAGCGTCGGGGTCACTGTCGGGGTGAGCTTCCCGGGCAATGACTATGCGACTGTCCGGTACACGAATACGGCGGTCACCTACCCGGGTGAGGTCTCGCTGGGCGCCGGTGCTGGTACCCGTGACATCTCCGGCGCGGCGAATCCCGTGATCGGGCAGTCGCTCTGCCATGTCGGGAGGGTCGGCGGATACCGCTGTGGCAGCGTCCAGGCGGTGAACGTCACCGTCAACTACGGCGGGGGAGTGGTGTCCGGGCTGTTCAGGTCCACCATCTGCTCCGAGCCGGGAGACACCGGAGGTCCGGCCTTCTCGGGAGGCATCGCGCTCGGCGTCATCGTCGGCGGCAGCGGGAACTGCAGCTCGGGAGGGTTCACTTACTACCAGCCCGTGGTCGAGTGGCTGTCAGCGTACGGCCTGAGCATCTACTGA
- a CDS encoding FG-GAP repeat protein, translating into MRVRTLAATAAVAALTATGLTLPLAGSAVAATTPRFDFNGDGYADIAVGMPNATVDGKAKAGYVSVIYGGAQSPYQSTGVISQAEAGIPGTPEAGDRFGSSVAPVDVNGDGVFELVVGASGESLTSDQLKDEGTITVLDGLQWQPKGTTVARGTSEYSSIGRTIATGDYDGDGDTDLAFGENGEEHGALRFRPGPLTADPVTTSTLRRYSMGGATRALATGDLDGDGRDDLAATWQGVEDASTFITRWDDQAEPAQWYADSDRGSALATADFDRDGTDDLAVGLVQPNPDSESTHCENRLGGAVLLLKGSKSANFGTEYECITQSNPEVGGASEEGDDFGASLSAGDLNDDTRPELVVGVPGEDVGSVKDAGGYVTMNGTEQGPYGGLARSQSTPNMPGTAEAGDRFGAQVSVGDYNRDGLWDTAVSAPGENAGESRSGGVWFAPGSTEETYPLGKSLTPYGFALPYGAIKYGEVLGL; encoded by the coding sequence GTGCGTGTACGTACCCTGGCCGCCACCGCCGCAGTAGCGGCGCTCACCGCCACCGGTCTGACTCTGCCGCTCGCCGGAAGCGCCGTGGCGGCAACGACTCCGCGGTTCGACTTCAACGGCGACGGATACGCGGACATCGCGGTCGGCATGCCCAACGCCACGGTGGACGGCAAGGCCAAGGCCGGCTACGTCAGCGTGATCTACGGCGGCGCGCAGAGCCCGTACCAGTCCACCGGCGTCATCAGCCAGGCCGAGGCCGGCATTCCCGGCACGCCCGAGGCGGGCGACCGCTTCGGCTCCTCCGTGGCACCCGTCGACGTGAACGGCGACGGCGTCTTCGAACTCGTCGTCGGCGCGAGCGGCGAGTCCCTCACCTCCGACCAGCTCAAGGACGAGGGCACCATCACCGTCCTGGACGGCTTGCAGTGGCAGCCCAAGGGCACCACCGTGGCCAGGGGCACGTCCGAGTACAGCAGCATCGGCCGCACCATCGCCACGGGCGACTACGACGGCGACGGTGACACCGACCTCGCGTTCGGCGAGAACGGCGAGGAACACGGCGCGCTCCGGTTCCGCCCGGGCCCTCTCACCGCCGACCCGGTGACCACCAGCACCCTGCGCCGCTACAGCATGGGCGGCGCCACCCGCGCCCTGGCCACCGGCGACCTCGACGGCGACGGCCGGGACGACCTCGCCGCCACCTGGCAGGGCGTGGAGGACGCCAGCACCTTCATCACGCGCTGGGACGATCAGGCCGAGCCGGCCCAGTGGTACGCCGACTCCGACCGAGGCAGCGCGCTCGCCACCGCCGACTTCGACCGGGACGGAACGGACGACCTCGCGGTCGGGCTCGTCCAGCCCAACCCCGATTCGGAGAGCACGCATTGTGAGAACCGGCTCGGCGGTGCGGTGCTCCTCCTCAAGGGCTCGAAGAGCGCGAACTTCGGCACCGAGTACGAGTGCATCACCCAGTCGAACCCGGAGGTCGGCGGCGCCTCCGAGGAAGGAGACGACTTCGGCGCCTCGCTGTCCGCCGGCGACCTGAACGACGACACTCGTCCTGAACTGGTGGTCGGCGTGCCCGGCGAGGACGTGGGCAGCGTGAAGGACGCGGGCGGATACGTCACGATGAACGGTACGGAGCAAGGCCCCTACGGAGGGCTGGCCCGCAGCCAGAGCACTCCGAACATGCCCGGCACCGCCGAGGCCGGCGACCGCTTCGGCGCCCAGGTGTCCGTCGGCGACTACAACCGTGACGGACTGTGGGACACCGCGGTGAGCGCACCAGGGGAGAACGCCGGTGAGTCCAGGTCCGGTGGCGTCTGGTTCGCGCCGGGCAGCACCGAGGAGACGTACCCGCTGGGCAAGTCGTTGACGCCTTACGGCTTCGCGCTGCCCTACGGCGCCATCAAGTACGGCGAAGTGCTGGGGCTTTAG
- a CDS encoding DUF6368 family protein: MSGPVLVIELAKPVPPVSMQRLRDLLVRSSSHFEEKRVGEYDLNIHAESLGIADTGGIDGRRPVMVSLRGPGIGDEAVFEAEHADETEQEPLIGFIPTHAVDVIAFCNGPVDHVATALLTAAVMDVIGGVANAELLEDQIPIVTGLPGVIATMTDPWPAAYGSADFLRAWARQPGFRLLK, from the coding sequence ATGAGCGGTCCGGTGTTGGTGATTGAGCTGGCGAAGCCCGTCCCACCCGTATCCATGCAGCGGCTCCGGGACCTCCTTGTCCGTTCCTCATCTCACTTTGAGGAAAAACGGGTCGGCGAGTACGACCTGAACATTCACGCGGAGAGCCTCGGCATCGCCGACACCGGCGGCATCGACGGACGCCGGCCTGTCATGGTCTCTCTCAGGGGACCCGGCATCGGCGACGAAGCCGTCTTCGAGGCCGAGCATGCCGACGAGACCGAGCAGGAACCCCTCATCGGCTTCATCCCGACCCACGCCGTCGACGTCATAGCGTTCTGTAACGGGCCGGTCGACCACGTCGCCACGGCCCTGTTGACCGCTGCCGTCATGGACGTGATCGGCGGCGTCGCCAATGCCGAACTTCTTGAGGATCAAATCCCGATTGTGACCGGCCTTCCAGGCGTCATCGCGACGATGACGGATCCGTGGCCTGCCGCCTACGGTTCAGCGGATTTCCTCAGAGCGTGGGCTCGGCAGCCCGGCTTCCGGCTCCTGAAGTAG
- a CDS encoding VOC family protein: MPELFGINHLTLSTTDLDRLVTYYTELLGAVLTFERAATPADPRIAVVDVGSDDHLMIVETTTAPTTDLDPLSKAGWGLRVGTHAQLREVRDQILAAGWPVGQIETLPTQWTMTARDPDGRPVDVRAHRPRTSSPSPTTG; encoded by the coding sequence ATGCCCGAACTCTTCGGAATCAACCATCTGACTCTGTCCACAACCGACCTCGACCGGCTCGTGACGTACTACACGGAGTTGCTCGGAGCAGTACTCACATTCGAGCGCGCCGCAACCCCTGCTGATCCTCGGATCGCAGTCGTCGATGTCGGCAGCGATGACCACCTGATGATCGTCGAAACCACTACCGCCCCCACCACTGATCTCGATCCTCTCAGCAAGGCCGGATGGGGGCTGCGCGTAGGAACACACGCGCAACTGCGTGAGGTCCGCGACCAGATCCTGGCCGCTGGATGGCCGGTCGGACAGATCGAGACCCTGCCCACGCAGTGGACGATGACAGCCCGCGATCCCGATGGACGGCCTGTGGACGTTCGAGCCCATCGCCCACGCACCTCATCGCCTTCACCAACCACTGGCTAA
- a CDS encoding antibiotic biosynthesis monooxygenase, giving the protein MVVIIRVSEARVRPERFDAFRDMIVSAVRDFPDRYPGLVDHEVLLAPPDSLLYVSRWRSEQDLANYAGEHWRDQPVVLPGEDEYLVGPLQVRHFTLASLT; this is encoded by the coding sequence ATGGTCGTGATCATCAGAGTGAGTGAGGCACGCGTACGTCCGGAACGTTTTGACGCATTCCGCGACATGATCGTCTCCGCGGTGCGCGACTTCCCCGACCGCTATCCAGGTCTGGTAGACCACGAGGTACTGCTCGCGCCGCCTGACTCACTGCTGTACGTCAGCCGTTGGCGCAGCGAGCAGGACCTGGCCAACTACGCCGGCGAGCACTGGCGGGACCAACCCGTGGTCCTGCCGGGTGAGGACGAGTACCTCGTTGGGCCGCTGCAGGTGCGGCACTTCACGCTCGCATCTTTGACCTGA
- a CDS encoding MerR family transcriptional regulator gives MTILTPAATVDRTGVSIDTLRYYEREGLIGPIRRSAGGRREYTEEDVFWIGLVTCFRDAGLGIADLREFVAILRTEHSAQDRVVFLRERRTALEQRVAALRRAIGVLDEKIDYYS, from the coding sequence ATGACCATCCTCACCCCGGCGGCGACTGTTGACCGCACCGGCGTTTCGATCGACACGCTGCGCTACTACGAGCGTGAAGGGCTCATCGGACCGATCCGGCGCTCCGCCGGCGGGCGCAGGGAATACACCGAGGAGGACGTCTTCTGGATCGGCCTGGTCACGTGCTTTCGCGACGCCGGCCTGGGCATCGCGGACCTGCGGGAGTTCGTCGCCATCCTGCGCACCGAGCACTCCGCGCAGGACCGAGTGGTCTTCCTCCGCGAGCGCCGTACCGCCCTGGAGCAGCGGGTGGCGGCACTGCGCCGGGCCATTGGAGTCCTCGACGAAAAGATCGACTACTACAGCTGA